The genomic window CGGCGGTTCTCCGGGCGGCGGTGGTTCTCCGTTCGGCCGAGGGCGGGGCGCGGCGAGCCGGAACGAGCCGCCGCGCAGTGAGTCGGAGGTCGCCCGGGAGATCTGTCTGCGCCAGCTCGCGGTTCGGCCGCGGACCCGGGCGGAACTGGCGAAGGTTCTGATCCGTAAGGAGATCTCCGAAGAGGTGATCGCCGAGGTTCTCGATCGTTACGACGAGGTCGGGATCATCGACGACGCGGCCTTCGCCCGGGCCTGGGTCTCCAGTCGGCATCACGGGAGGGGCCTGGCGCGCCGGGCGCTCGCCAACGAACTGCGGCAGCGTGGCGTCGACGCTGAAGTGGCCGACGAAGCGCTGGAAGTGGTCGACGAGGAGGCGGAAGCCGACGCGGCCCGAGCGCTGGTGGACCGCAAGCTGCGCACCGCGCGGGGTGCGCCGGACGCGGTGTTCCGCAGGCTGGTGGCGATGCTCGCCCGTAAGGGATACCCGGCCGGCATCGCGATCCGGGCGGTGAAGGACGCCCTGGCCGCCCGAGATGCCGAGGCCGCCGAGTTCGCTGACGCGATCGACCCCGACGCTCTGGCCGACGAAGCCACCGGTATCTGACCCCGGGCAGGCCGCACCCGAGCCGAGCCGCCCGTGAGGCGCGAGGCGTGAGGCGAGCCTGGCTGGTGTCTGCCCCGGGGTTGTGAGGTGGGGCGGGCCGGTGTCTGCGGGGCGTGCGGCGAGTCCGACGACACCGCGCGACCGTGCTGACGGTGCCTGCGTCTGTGGGGGCGTGTGGCGAGGCCGGCGGTACCCCGCGACTGGGCGGTGCCTGCGCTGGAAATGTGCGGCGAGTCCGGCGGTGTCTGTGCTGGGGGCGTGGGGTCAGCCCGGCGGAGTATGAGCCGAGAGCCGAGAGCCGAGAGCCGAGAGCCGAGACTGTGACGGTGGGCTCAGGGGTGGATGGTTTGCGGGTGGGGCCGGTGGTGTCGGGGGGTCACCCGTGTGGTGGGAATCGATTGTGGGCTTGGTTACCCGTACCGGATGAACGTTGTTGGGGTGGGGATCGAGGGTGTCGCCGATATAGTTCTGATGTGAGGATTGCTCCTCTGGTACCTGTTCGGTGGGATATCACTCGGTGGCTTGACAGGCGGGATGGCCGATACGTTCCGTTACTGTGGGTCTCTGTCACGCTCCGTGTCGCCAGGGATGGCGGTTGCGGGAGGGATGGCAGTGTTGGTGGCGGGATCGAGGCGGCGTGATCATACGGTACGTCGGGAATGTCCCGTGGGATCGTGAGCTGGGCGTAAGCAAGTCTGTGCCGTACGTCCCATCCGCTGCCGAATCATGAGTCCTTGACCGAAGCGGTGCTTGCGACCTAACCTCGCGTTACACAAGGTTTGTTCGACCATCGCATGCAACAGGCACAACATAGATCGCATCACATTACGGCATCACTTGGGCGGTCAACCGCTCGTGGGATGCCTCCGTCGGCCGCTGACCGCGTGGCCGACGGCGCGACATACCGGCGGTCAACCCCACAACTCCACACACTCCTGATTCGAGCGGCCTCCGGGCGGCTCACCGGCGGGGCGTTCTGAGCCAGACCGGGATGAGGGCGGAGTCTCCGGCGACAATGGTCGCGGGAGATGGTCGCCGATCCCACTGACGGTAACGAGCGTTCCCGGTCGTTGAGACGACCACGATGGCATGGCTACGCAGGGAAACGTTGCACGGATCTCCGTAGGTGATCTTCGGGCAACGCTGCCAGCCGATGATCCGAGCCGAAAGCTGTCGGCGAGTGCCGGCGGAAGCGGTGACACGGGCGTCGGTTGCCGGAAGCCGAGAGGCGACCGGGATGCCAAGGCGGGCGTCGGCTACTGGAAGCCCATGGGCGACCGGGATGCTGGGGCGGGCGTCGGATGCCGGTAGCTGAGAAGCGGCCGGGATGCCGAGGCGCGTGTCGGTTACCGAAAGCTGAGGTGACCGGGACGTCGAGGCGAGCGTCGGTTATCGGTAGCTGACAGGCGACCGGGATGCCGGGGCGCGCGTGGATCTCGGCACGACCGGGTGCGGCCTCAAGGCCGAGTCAGCCGGACGTGACGGGTCCGGGCTACGCCGGATCCGGTGACGATCGGTGTGAACCGATGGAAGCCGGACGCCAGGATCGACTGGCTGATGTTCAGCAGGGCCGACTGCGGGCGTATGGCTGAAGAGGCCGCCGCGAGAAGGCCCGGCGACGCCATCGTGAGCCGATCAACCGCCCTGGGAAAGCCGCGCACCGTGACCCGCGCACCGAGCGACCCGTAAGGGCCGGACGGGCTCGCGAACGAAAGGCTCGCAAGGGCCGGACAGCCGCGGTCCGAACGGTCGCGAGCCAGATGGCTACGCGTCGGACGGTCACCGGCTAGATAGCTGAGGGTCGGACGTTCGCTAGCCGAAGGGCTGCGCTTCGGACGACCGTTAGCCAGGGGCTGCGCGTCGGACGGCTGCGGGCCGGACGGTGCCGGACGGCTGCGACGGCCAGCGGTGCCGGGCCGGACGGCGAGGACGGAGACTGGAGGCTCGGGGTAGCCGAAGGCGGAACGCGTACTCCCGGGCCCGTTGCCGCCCGCGGTCATCTGCCTTGGTCGGGCATCCCGTAAGAGATGCTCGCGCGCGTGTGCACCGCGCCGGCGGCGAAGGGAGACGCGGCGAGATGGATCCCGTGGACTGGGTGCTCGTGGTTGCGATCATCGTGCTTGCCGCATTGGTGATAGCCGGGCTGGTTCTCGGGACTAGAGCTCTGCGCCAGTTGCGGAATGACCGGCAGGTGGCCCAGGAACGCCAGGAACAGGCGGTGGGCGACGCCCAGGCGAAGGTCGAGGACGCCAAGGCCAAAGCCGCTTCGGTACGGGCGGAGACCGCCGCCGCGAAGGCCGAGGCGAGTGCCGCCCGGGCGGAGGCTCGCCGGGTTCTGGAGGCGGCACACGGTGAGGCCGACACGATTCTGGAGCACGCGCACCGGCAGGCGGAGACGGACGCCGAGCAGTTGAGGGCGGCGGCCCGCCGGTCCGGTGAGCGGGAGACCGCGCTGATCAACGCGACGGTGAAGGAACAGTCGGCCGAGGTGGAACGCCGGGCCGCGCGGATCGACGAGCGGGAGCGTCTGCACGGCGACGAGGTGGAGCGCCTGGTGGAGCGGGAACGCCGCCTGGCCATGCTGGAGTCCGAGCTGTCGAAGCGGGAGACCGCGGTGACCAGCCGCGAGTCCGAGCTGACGAAGGCGGAAGAAGTGAAACGCCGGGAGCTGGAGCGGATCGCCGGGCTCAGCGTGGACACCGCGAGAACCGAGTTGATCGAGGCGATCGAGGGTCAGGCGAAGCGCGAGGCGGCGATCCTGGTCCGCGACATCGAGACGGACGCGCGGAACACCGCTGACACCCGGGCCCGGCACATCGTGGTGGACGCGATTCAGCGGATCGCGAGCGAGCAGACCGCGGAGAGCGTCGTCAGCGTGCTGCACCTGCCGAGTGACGAGATGAAGGGCCGGATCATCGGCCGTGAGGGCCGCAACATCCGGGCGTTCGAGTCGACCACCGGCGTGAACCTGATCATCGATGACACCCCGGAGGCGGTTCTGCTCTCCTGCTTCGATCCGGTGCGCCGTGAGGTGGGCCGGCTGACGCTGGAGAAGCTGGTGCTGGACGGGCGGATCCACCCGCACCGGATCGAGGAGGTCTTCGACAGCGCCAAGAACGAGGTGGAGCGTCTCTGTGACCGGGCGGCCGAGGAGGCCCTCGTCGACGTGGGGATCACCAACATCCACCCGGAGATGGTGAAGTTGCTGGGCCGGCTGCGGTACCGGACGAGTTACGGCCAGAACGTGCTGAAGCATCTGGTGGAGACCGCGCACATCGCCGGGATCATGGCGGCCGAACTGCGGCTGGACGTGCCGACGATGAAGCGGGCCGCGTTCCTGCACGACATCGGCAAGGCGCTCACCCACGAGGTGGAGGGCAGCCACGCGCTGATCGGTGCTGATCTGGCCCGCAAGTACGGCGAGCACGAGGACATCGTCCATGCGATCGAGGCGCACCACAACGAGGTGCCGCCGCAGACGATCGAGGCGGTGCTGACGCAGGCTTCCGACGCGTGTTCCGGTGGGCGCCCCGGTGCCCGGCGCGAGAGCTTGGAGGCGTACGTCAAGAGGTTGGAACGTATCGAGGAGATCGCCGGCGGTAAGGCCGGCGTCGAGAAGGTCTTCGCCATGCAGGCCGGCCGGGAGATCCGGGTGATGGTGCGCCCGGACGACATCGACGACATCGGCGCCGCGGTCCTCGCCCGTGATGTGGCGAAGCAGATCGAGGAGGAGCTGACCTATCCGGGCCAGATCCGGGTCACCGTGGTCCGTGAGTCCAGGGTGACGGAGCTGGCCCGGTAAAGCGGGTCAGATGGCGGCGTCGGCCGTGGCCGGCGCCTCCTTCAACGGCAGGGCGGCGGTCTTGCGGCCGCGTGCCAGGCGCTTCTGGACGTACTGGGCGAGCTTCGACAGCGAGTAGTTCACCAGGATGAAGAGCACCGCGATCACCACGTAGACCTGGATCGGGTTGCTCAGTGCGCCGATGATCTGCTTGCCGATGTTGAGGGTCTCCTCGTAGCTGATGATGAAGCCGAGCGAGGTGTCCTTCAGGACCACGACGAGCTGGCTGATCAGCGCCGGCAGCATGATCCGGAACGCCTGCGGCAGCAGGATCAGCGCGGTGGTCTGGAACGGGGAGAGGCCGATCGCGACGGCCGCCTCACGCTGGCCGGGCGGCAGGCCCTCCATGCCGGAGCGCAGGATCTCGCCGATCACCACGCCGTTGTAGATGGTCAGGCCGATCACCAGGTACCACAGGGTGTCCATGGTGAGGCCGAACTCGGGGAAACCGCGGGCCACGAAGAAGATCGTGATGACCACCGGCAGACCACGGAAGACCTCGACGCAGATCCGGGTGAGACCGGACAGCCCGATGCTGAGGCCGCGCAACAGGTAGGCGACCGCGGTGGCGGAGCCGGTGAAGCGGCGGGTGAGCAGACTCTTGACCTGGATCCGGAGGATGGCCAGCAGAGTGCCGATGACCAGCGAGCTGATGATCGCCAGGACGGCTGCGATCAGGGTGTTCTGGACGCCGACCCAGATCCGTTTCCAGACCAGGATGAAGTTCTCGTTGGAGGGGTCGATCATCGGACCCCACAGCTCCATCGAGAGCTGCCCCTTCTCGTCCAGCGGCAGATAGACGAGGAAGTACGCACCGGCCGCGACCAGGAGGGTCGCCAGGATGCTGATGATCAGGGTGAGCCGCCGCTGCCGGGGACCCGGAATGTCGTACAGAACCGTTTGCTGGCTCATCGGGCCGCCACCGCCTGCCGGCTCTCGATCCGGTCGAGGAGGGCCCCGAGGGGGACGGTCATGATCAGGTATCCGATCGAGATGCCGATGGCGACGGGGATGAAGGCGTAGCCCTCCGCCGAGGTCAGCTGGTCGGCGGACTGGGAGAGGTCACCGACGACGCCGAAGAAGCCGATCAGTGCCGAGTTCTTGATCATCGCGATGATGACCGAACCGAGCGGGACGATCGAGGCTTTCCAGGACTGCGGCAGCACCACGAATCGCAGGTTCTGGCCGAAGGTGAGACCCAGGGAGCGGGCCGCCTCGGCCTGGCCGGGCGAGACCGCGTTGATGCCGGAGCGCAGCGCCTCGCAGACGAACGCGGCGGTGTAGAGGACCAGCGCGATCAGGGCGAAGCGGAAGTACGGCAGGTCGGTGCTGAGCCGGGTGAAGATCAGGTCCAGTCCGGGAATGCGCAGGAAGTCGGCGTTGGAGCCGAGCGCCGGCAGCGCGAACGCGGAGAAGAACATGACCACGGTCAGCGGCATGTTGCGGAAGACGGTGACATAGGCGGTGCCGAGCGCGCGGAGCGGCGGCACCGGTGAGATACGGAGGACCGCCACGACGGCGCCCAGGATCAGGGCGCCGATCGCGGCGAGCACGCAGATCTGGAGGGTGAGCCAGAAGCCGCCCGCGAAGACGTCGAACTTGTCAACTAACACACTCACGGGCGGAAGCTCCCCGGATCAGATCAGCTGGTGCGGATCAGTAACGGTTGACGGCGGGCGCGGTGCCCAGCTCGGCGCCGAACTTGCCGGCGGTGTCGTCCCAGGCCTTCTTCCAGCTGCCGTCGGCGTACGACTTCTCCAGCGTGTCGTTGATGAAGGTCCGGAAGTCCTTGTCGTCGATCTTCACGCCGATGCCGTACGGCTCCTTGGTGAAGTTCTCGCCGGCGAGCTTGTACTTGCCCTCGTTCTTGGCGATGTAGCCGAGCAGGATGACGTTGTCGGTGGTCACCGCGTTGACCTGACCACCGTCGAGAGCGGTGATGCACTTGTCGTAGGTGTCGAAGAGCACCAGCTGGCTGGCGACGTCCTTGACCGAGGTCTTGATGGTCTCGGCCGGGGTGGAGCCGGTGACCGAGCAGACCTTCTTGTCGCCGGCCTTGAACGAGTCCGGCCCGGTGATCGTCGCGTCGTCCGCCTTGACCAGGATGTTCTGGCCGGCCTCGTAGTAGGGCCCGGCGAACGCGATGCGCTCCTTGCGCTTGTCGTTGATCGTGTAGGTCGCCACGACGAAGTCGACGTTGTTGTTGACGATGGCGTCCTCGCGGATCTTCGAGGTCGTCTCGACGAACTCGATCTTGTCCTCGGAGATCCCGAGCTCCTTGACGATGATCTTGGCGATCTCGACGTCGAAGCCCTCGGGCTTGCCGGACAGACCCTTCAGGCCGAAGCCCGGCTGGTCGAACTTCGTGCCGACCTTGACCGTGCCGGCGTCGCTGAGCCGCTTCATCGTGGTGCCGGCGGCGAAGTCCTTGCCGCCGGTGGTGCCGGTGTCACCCGACTCGGTGTCGCCGCCACAGGCGGTCATGCCGAAAGTGAGAGCCGCGGCGGTCGCCAGAGCGGCTACACGAGTGAAACGCATACATATCTCCTTCTTCGATCAAGCCCGCCGTCGTGTGGCGGACCTGAGGGGCACTTCAGTGCGTGAGGATCTTGGAGAGGAAGTCCTTCGCCCGCTCACTGCGCGGGTTCGCGAAGAACTCCTCCGGCGTGGCCTGCTCGACCAGCTGACCGTCGGCCATGAAGACGACCCGGTCGGCGGCGTGGCGGGCGAAACCCATCTCGTGGGTCACGACCACCATCGTCATGCCCTCGCGGGCCAGGGACGTCATCACGTCCAGGACCTCGCCGACCATCTCCGGGTCGAGAGCGCTGGTCGGCTCGTCGAAGAGAAGGGCCTTGGGCTGCATGGCGAGCGCCCGCGCGATGGCGACACGCTGCTGCTGGCCGCCGGAGAGCTGGGCCGGGTACTTGTCCGCCTGGTTGGCGATGCCCACCCGCTCCAGCAGGGACATGGCCCGGTCCCGGACCACCGCCTGCTTCTCCTTGCGGACCTTGATCGGACCCAGCATCACGTTCTGCAGGATCGTCTTGTGCGCGAAGAGGTTGAAGGACTGGAACACCATGCCGACCTCGCTGCGCAGCTTGGCCAGCGCACGGCCCTCGGCCGGCAACGGCTGGCCGTCGAAGACGATGGTGCCGGAGTTGATCGGCTCCAGCCGGTTGATGGCGCGGCACAGCGTGGACTTCCCGGACCCGGAGGGTCCGATGACGACCACCACCTCGCCACGCGCGACAGACAGGTCAACGTCCTGTAGCACGTGCAAGGGGCCGAACCACTTGTTGACGTTCTCAAGGACGATGAGAGCCTCGCCTGTCACCCCTGGTCCATCCACTCGTTGTCGGTTCACTCGAATGCACACACCCTAGGGGCCCGTCCGTATCGGAACGTGTCGAGAATGGTCACGGAGCGATAACTCCGGTACTGCACTGAGAGGGGGGTCTGGACCATGGACCTTATGGCGGACGGCCCGTGGAACTGGTGTATCGCCGGCCGGATCGAGCCCGGGAGCGTGACGGCCGCCCTGGCCGGAGCGCTGGATCGCCCGGTGCACGGGATGGTTCCCGGCGAGGATCTGATGTGCGACGTCTACCACGTCGGTGGAGACTTCCCGACCGTGGTGGACATCTACTTGACGCCCGCCGGCGTCGTCGAGGAGACCATCGCGAGCGCCGTCGCGGTCCGGTTGCGGTCCGCGGTGCTCCTGCCCGACGACACCCTCAACCCGACTCGGTACGTGGTGGCCGAGCCGGACGGGACGTTACGGGCCGTGCACGTCGATGAACGGGAGACCGACGACGGCACCGAGCGCCGTCACCTGCGGCCCTGCACCGGCTCCGACCCGGCGTGCGCTCTCCCGGCCGGCTGTGGCCGGTCCCGGTGGAAACCCGACCCGACACCGGAGCGGCCCGCCGCGGCTTAGCGGGTAGCCTGGTTGATTGCCATGACTACCGAGATTGCGGGCTCCCCGCGCACCTACGACGTGCGTACCTACGGGTGCCAGATGAACGTGCACGACAGCGAGCGGATCTCCGGCCTGATGGAGGACGCCGGTTACGTGCGCGCCCCCGAGGCGGACGCGGCCGACGTGGTGGTCTTCAACACGTGCGCGGTCCGGGAGAACGCCGACAACCGCCTCTACGGCAACCTCGGCCACCTGCGCCCGACGAAGCTGAAGAACCCCGGGATGCAGATCGCGGTCGGCGGCTGCCTCGCCCAGAAGGACCGGGGCGACATCGTCAAGAAGGCGCCGTGGGTCGACGTGGTCTTCGGCACCCACAACATCGGCTCGCTGCCGACGATGCTGGAACGCGCCCGGCACAACGAGGAGGCGCAGGTCGAGATCCTCGAGTCACTCGAGGTCTTCCCGTCGACGCTGCCGACCAAGCGCGAGTCGACGTACGCCGGGTGGGTCTCCATCTCGGTGGGCTGCAACAACACCTGCACGTTCTGCATCGTGCCCAGCCTGCGTGGCAAGGAGAAGGACCGCCGTCCCGGTGACGTCCTGGCCGAGGTGCGCGCACTGGTCGCCGAGGGTGTCTCCGAGGTGACGCTGCTGGGGCAGAACGTGAACTCGTACGGCGTCGAGTTCGGCGACAAGCTGGCGTTCGGCAAGCTGTTGCGCGCGTGTGGCGACGTGGAGGGCCTGGAGCGGGTGCGGTTCACCAGCCCGCACCCGAAGGACTTCACCGACGACGTGATCGCCGCGATGGCCGAGACGCCGAACGTCTGTCACTCGCTGCACATGCCGTTGCAGTCCGGTTCGGACCGGGTGCTCAAGGCGATGCGGCGCAGTTACCGCCAGGAGAAGTACCTGGGCATCATCGAGAAGGTCCGGGCCGCCATGCCGGACGCGGCGATCACCACCGACATCATCGTCGGCTTCCCCGGGGAGACCGAGGAGGACTTCGAGCAGACCCTCGAGGTGGTGCGCCGGGCCCGGTTCTCCACCGCGTTCACCTTTCAGTACTCGATCCGTCCCGGTACCCCGGCCGCGACGATGGCGGACCAGATCCCGAAGAAGGTGGTGCAGGCGCGGTACGAGCGGCTGATCGCCACCCTCGAAGAGATCACCTGGGACGAGAACAAGTTGCTCATCGGGGAGAAGGTCGAGGTCCTGGTCGCGGTCGGCGAGGGCCGTAAGGACGAGCGGACCGGCCGGATGAGCGGGCGGGCCCGCGACGGCCGCCTGGTGCACTTCGGTACCGGCGAGACCAAGCCGCGCCCCGGTGACATCGTCGAGACGGTGATCACCTACGCCGCCCCGCACCACCTCAACGCCGACGGCTCCCCGCTGAGCCACCGCCGCACCCGGGCCGGTGACGCGTGGGAGGCCGGCCGGACGCCGAAACTCAAGGGCGTCACCCTGGGCCTGCCGACCATCGGTGTCCCGGCCCCGCTGCCGGCCGCCGCCGAGGGCTGCGCGCTGTAGGAGGACCTGAAAAAGGGGGCGGCATCGCCGCCCCCTTTTTCAGTGGAGAAAACCTCAGTTCGCCTGCTCCGCGAGGGCCAGGAACTGCTTCTTGGAGGCGAGCGCCTGCTCGGCCTCCTTGATCCGCCGGTTGTCGCCGGCCGCCTTGGCCCGCTCCAGCCGCTGCTCGGCCTCGGCCACCTGGTCACGCATCTGGCGCAGCAGCGGGTTGTCCTGCGGGGCGGTCTTGCGCCAGGCCGAGTCCATCGCCACCCGGATCCGCTCCTCGACGGCCCGCCAGCGACGGTCCAGCCCGGCTGCGGCCTCCCGCGGAACCCGGCCCGCCTCGTGCCACGCGGCCTGGGCGTCACGCAGCTTGTTCTGCGCGCCGCGGGAGTCCGCGTCGACGTCGACGGCCTCGAGGTCGGCCAGGATGGCCTGCTTCTTCTCCAGGTTGCCCTGGTACTCCGCGTCACGGGCCGAGAAGACCTCGCTGCGCCGGGTGAAGAAGGCGTCCTGAGCGGCCCGGAAACGCTCCCAGAGGCGCTGCTCGGCCTCCTTGGCGGCCCGCGGCGCGGCCTTCCACTCGGTCATCAGGTCCTTGAGCCGGTTCGCCGTGCTCGACCACTCGGTCGAGGAGGAGAGCGTCTCGGCCTCGGTGACCAGGTCCTCCTTGGCGGTCTGCGCCTGCTTGCGCTGCCCGTCGAGGGTGGCGAAGTGGGCGCCCCGGCGCCGGGTGAAGCCGTCGCGGGCGGCGGCGAACCGCTTCCACAGCTCCCCGTCGGTCTTCTTGTCGACGCCGCGGATGCTCTTCCAGTCGTCGAGGATCTCCTTGAGGCGGTCGCCGGCCGTCTTCCAGCCGGTGGCGTCGGCGGCGATCGCCTCGGCCTCCTCGACCAGCGCGGTCTTGCGCGCCAGCGCCTCGACCCGGGCCACCTCGCGAGCGGCCTTGGCCTCTCCGGCCTTCTCGTCGGCGAGACCGGCGAGGCGCTCCAGGCGGGCCACGAGCCCGTCGATGTCACCCACCACGTGGGCCTCGTCGAGCTGGGTCCGCAGTCGCTTCACGCTTGTCAGCGAGTGGGAGGCGTCCGCCGCGCCCGATTTGAGGCGAGCCTCCACGAGGTCGACCTCGGTCACCAGGTCGGCGAAGCGCCGGGCGAAGTGAGCCAGCCCCTCTTCCGGGGTACCCGCCTGCCAGGAGCCGACCACCCGGTCGCCCTCAGCGGTCTTCACGTACACGGTGCCGTCGGCATCCACGCGCCCGAAGGCCGTCCAGTCGTTCATGAGCTCATCCTCGTTCTCCCGGCGTCACCGGCCCGAACCGGACCCGTGACCACCGCCACAGCGCAGCCTGAATGCCAACTTCCAACCGGCATTCTTTCTCGCGCATTGTCACAGGTCCAACCCGGTTAGGGGAAAGCTCCCGCTGACGACCGTGACACAACGGTGTCCTACGGTTGCTTACGTGCGGTTCCGGACAGATCAACGAGTACTGACCGTGGTCGGCCCGACGGCTGCCGGCAAGTCCGCCCTGAGCATCGCACTCGCCCATGAGCTGGGCGGCGAAGTGGTCAATGCCGACTCGATGCAGCTCTATCGGGGGATGGACATCGGCACCGCGAAGCTGACCGAGACCGAGCGCGACGGGATTCCGCACCATCTGCTCGACATCTGGGACGTGACCGAGCCGGCGGCGGTCGCGGAGTACCAGCGGCTGGCCCGGGCTGCGATCGACGGCATCCTCGACCGTGGGCGCGTACCGCTGCTGGTGGGGGGTTCCGGTCTTTATCTCCGGGCGGTTCTGGAGGATTTCGAGTTCCCCGGCACCGACCCGGCGATTCGGGCCCGGCTGGAGGCGGAACTGACCGAGGCCGGACCCGGAGTGCTGCACGCCCGGCTGGCCGAGCGGGATCCGGAGGCGGGCGCCAAGATCCTGCCGTCGAACGGCCGCCGGATCGTCCGCGCGCTCGAGGTGATCGAACTGACCGGGCAGCCGTTCACGGCGAGCCTGCCGGATCCGCGCCCGGTCTACCAGGCGGTGCAGATCGGCGTCGACCGGGACACCGCCGAGCTGGACGAGCGGATCGCGCTGCGGGTCGACCTGATGTGGTCGGCCGGGCTGATCGACGAGGTTCGCGGCCTGGACGGCATCCGGGACGGCCGGACCGCCTCCCGGGCGCTGGGCTACCAGCAGGTACTCGCCCAGATCGACGGCACGCTCACCGAGGAGCAGGCCAAGGCGGACACCGTCCAGGGCACCCGGCGGTTCGTCCGGCGGCAGCGTTCCTGGTTCCGCCGCGACCCGGCGGTGCACTGGCTGGACGGCGCCGACCCGAAGCTGTTGGCGGCCGCCCGGGAGCTTGCGGGATGATGGCCGGGTGCGTTTCACCAAAGGCCATGGAACCGGCAACGACTTCGTCATCCTCCCCGACCCCGACGGCGAGCTGACGCTGACGCCCCGGCTGGTCGCGGCACTCTGCGACCGGCGGAAGGGGATCGGCGGCGACGGCGTGATCCGCGTGGTGCGCAGCGCCAAGCACCCGGAGGCCGCCGCGTTCGCGGGCGAGGCCGAGTGGTTCATGGATTACCACAACAGTGACGGCTCGATCGCCGAGATGTGCGGCAACGGCCTGCGGGTCTTCGTTCGCTATCTGCTGGTCAACGGGCTGGCTGTGGCCGGCCCTTCGGGCCTGCCGGTGGCGACGAGGGCGGGGGTCCTGGTCGCCGAGATCGGTGACGGCACGATCCGGGCTTCCATGACGACCCCGCGGTTGTACGCCGGGAGCACCGCCACCCTCGGGCACCTGACCCTGACCGGTGTCGCCGTGGACTGCGGCAACCCGCACCTGGTCTGCGGCCTGCACGACGGTGTGGCGCTGTCCGCCCTCGACCTGGCCAAGGCCCCGCTGCACGACGCCGTGGCCTTCCCGCACGGGGTGAACGTCGAGTTCGTCGAGCAGGCCGAGCCCCTGCACGGCCGGGACCAGCACGTCCGGATGCGGGTGCACGAGCGCGGTTCCGGCGAGACCCAGTCGTGCGGCACCGGCGCGCTCGCGGTCGGCGCGGTGGCACTGCGCGACGCCGGCCTGACCACCGGCTCGGTCGCGGTGGACGTGCTCGGCGGCCGTCTGGTGGTGACCGCCGACGCCGACGGCGTCTGGTGGCTGGAGGGGCCGGCGGTGCTGGTCGCGGACGGCGAGGTCGACCCGGAGGCCGTGCTCTGATGACACACGTCGTCGCGCACCGGGGTTATCCCACGGTCGCTCCGGAGAACACCCTGCCCGCGTTCGCTGCCGCGTTGCGGGCCGGCGCCACGATCGTCGAGTTCGACGTCCGCTGCACCCGCGACGGTGTGCCGGTGGTGATCCACGACCGGACGGTGGACCGGACCACCGACGGTTCCGGCCGGGTCTGGGACCTGACCGCCGCCGAGATCGCCCGCCTGGACGCCGGATCCTGGTTCGGGCCCGGGTTCACCGGTCTGCGGGTGCCGACGCTTGTCGAGACGCTGGACCTGCTCGCCCCGGCGACCGCCGAACTGCTCGTCGAGATCAAGCCGCCGGCCACCCTGGACGAGGTGAAATCGATCATCGCCCAGCTCGGCGAGCGCGATCTGCTGGACCGTTCGGTGGTGCAGAGCTTCGACGCCGACGTGCTGCGCAAGGTCCGGGACGTGGCCCCCGAGGTCCGGCGCGGCCTGCTGCTCTTCCGGTTCGACGGGGAGACCGTCGAGATCGCCCGGGAGTTGGGCGTGACGTACTGCAACCCGCCGGTGGACGACGTGCTGAACGGGCCGGAGACGATGGCCGCGCTGACCGCGGCCGGGGTCGGCGTGATGCCGTGGACACCCAACGACATGGCCCGCTGGCGTCCGCTGGTGGACGCGGGCGCGGCCGGGCTGATCACCGATCTGGTCGGTGAGCTGACCGGATGGGTGAACGCCTGAGCGGTACGGGCGGGCGCTTGCCCACCCGTACCGCCGCAAGGGCTTAGAAGGTCGTCTCCGGAGCCTTGTCCAGCTCGCTCTCCGGCAGCGCCGCCG from Actinoplanes derwentensis includes these protein-coding regions:
- the rny gene encoding ribonuclease Y, which codes for MDPVDWVLVVAIIVLAALVIAGLVLGTRALRQLRNDRQVAQERQEQAVGDAQAKVEDAKAKAASVRAETAAAKAEASAARAEARRVLEAAHGEADTILEHAHRQAETDAEQLRAAARRSGERETALINATVKEQSAEVERRAARIDERERLHGDEVERLVERERRLAMLESELSKRETAVTSRESELTKAEEVKRRELERIAGLSVDTARTELIEAIEGQAKREAAILVRDIETDARNTADTRARHIVVDAIQRIASEQTAESVVSVLHLPSDEMKGRIIGREGRNIRAFESTTGVNLIIDDTPEAVLLSCFDPVRREVGRLTLEKLVLDGRIHPHRIEEVFDSAKNEVERLCDRAAEEALVDVGITNIHPEMVKLLGRLRYRTSYGQNVLKHLVETAHIAGIMAAELRLDVPTMKRAAFLHDIGKALTHEVEGSHALIGADLARKYGEHEDIVHAIEAHHNEVPPQTIEAVLTQASDACSGGRPGARRESLEAYVKRLERIEEIAGGKAGVEKVFAMQAGREIRVMVRPDDIDDIGAAVLARDVAKQIEEELTYPGQIRVTVVRESRVTELAR
- a CDS encoding amino acid ABC transporter permease, whose amino-acid sequence is MSQQTVLYDIPGPRQRRLTLIISILATLLVAAGAYFLVYLPLDEKGQLSMELWGPMIDPSNENFILVWKRIWVGVQNTLIAAVLAIISSLVIGTLLAILRIQVKSLLTRRFTGSATAVAYLLRGLSIGLSGLTRICVEVFRGLPVVITIFFVARGFPEFGLTMDTLWYLVIGLTIYNGVVIGEILRSGMEGLPPGQREAAVAIGLSPFQTTALILLPQAFRIMLPALISQLVVVLKDTSLGFIISYEETLNIGKQIIGALSNPIQVYVVIAVLFILVNYSLSKLAQYVQKRLARGRKTAALPLKEAPATADAAI
- a CDS encoding amino acid ABC transporter permease, translating into MSVLVDKFDVFAGGFWLTLQICVLAAIGALILGAVVAVLRISPVPPLRALGTAYVTVFRNMPLTVVMFFSAFALPALGSNADFLRIPGLDLIFTRLSTDLPYFRFALIALVLYTAAFVCEALRSGINAVSPGQAEAARSLGLTFGQNLRFVVLPQSWKASIVPLGSVIIAMIKNSALIGFFGVVGDLSQSADQLTSAEGYAFIPVAIGISIGYLIMTVPLGALLDRIESRQAVAAR
- a CDS encoding glutamate ABC transporter substrate-binding protein, which translates into the protein MRFTRVAALATAAALTFGMTACGGDTESGDTGTTGGKDFAAGTTMKRLSDAGTVKVGTKFDQPGFGLKGLSGKPEGFDVEIAKIIVKELGISEDKIEFVETTSKIREDAIVNNNVDFVVATYTINDKRKERIAFAGPYYEAGQNILVKADDATITGPDSFKAGDKKVCSVTGSTPAETIKTSVKDVASQLVLFDTYDKCITALDGGQVNAVTTDNVILLGYIAKNEGKYKLAGENFTKEPYGIGVKIDDKDFRTFINDTLEKSYADGSWKKAWDDTAGKFGAELGTAPAVNRY
- a CDS encoding amino acid ABC transporter ATP-binding protein, whose amino-acid sequence is MTGEALIVLENVNKWFGPLHVLQDVDLSVARGEVVVVIGPSGSGKSTLCRAINRLEPINSGTIVFDGQPLPAEGRALAKLRSEVGMVFQSFNLFAHKTILQNVMLGPIKVRKEKQAVVRDRAMSLLERVGIANQADKYPAQLSGGQQQRVAIARALAMQPKALLFDEPTSALDPEMVGEVLDVMTSLAREGMTMVVVTHEMGFARHAADRVVFMADGQLVEQATPEEFFANPRSERAKDFLSKILTH